The proteins below are encoded in one region of Microbispora sp. NBC_01189:
- a CDS encoding PP2C family protein-serine/threonine phosphatase — protein sequence MVVSPRAVLAASFTPGETAVPDAKRFTREVMTAWAALSVCPEAERLVGELVAGASGGPFEVAWLHHGETVQVEVREKADGSDFGPRADAVTWGVTFTSSLRTRWARLDLPGGEPVQSDEWLLEAAHGPGWLGFLADASDLLAGTLNPEMVPAIIAQIVVPRLASWCAVYTAQDGSGDLRPAYLWHADETQIDVMRDELEDVALPADDGTAVLPLGEWQALAYPLTARGRRLGVMCLGRRDHFPDEAMQIAEDLGRRAALALDNARLYAQQAAANRALQRSLLPPDEPDTPGLDFHVIYEPAGETNEVGGDFYDLFPVAQGVWRFAIGDVCGTGPEAAAVTGLARHTLRLLAREGYGVAAVVGRLNQAILEEGERARFLTLLHGQINVVPEGLDIRLVSAGHPEAMRLRPNGDVEVVASPQSLLGVFPETRFQEDELRLTPGDVLLGVTDGVTERRSGTRLLDDDGGLARLLAECADLSARAVAERIRRAVQDFAPEPSADDLAILVLRAP from the coding sequence GTGGTTGTTTCCCCTCGTGCCGTTCTCGCCGCGTCCTTCACGCCGGGCGAGACGGCCGTACCCGACGCGAAGCGGTTCACGCGCGAAGTGATGACGGCGTGGGCGGCCCTGTCCGTGTGCCCGGAAGCCGAGCGCCTGGTGGGCGAACTCGTCGCCGGGGCGTCCGGAGGGCCCTTCGAGGTCGCCTGGCTGCACCACGGGGAGACCGTCCAGGTGGAGGTGCGGGAGAAGGCGGACGGCTCCGACTTCGGGCCGCGGGCCGACGCCGTGACCTGGGGCGTGACGTTCACCTCGTCCCTGCGCACCCGGTGGGCCCGGCTCGACCTGCCCGGCGGTGAGCCGGTGCAGAGCGACGAGTGGCTGCTGGAGGCCGCGCACGGCCCGGGCTGGCTCGGCTTCCTGGCCGACGCGAGCGACCTGCTGGCGGGCACGCTCAACCCCGAGATGGTGCCGGCGATCATCGCGCAGATCGTGGTGCCGCGCCTGGCCAGCTGGTGCGCCGTCTACACCGCGCAGGACGGCTCGGGCGACCTGCGCCCCGCGTACCTGTGGCACGCGGACGAGACGCAGATCGACGTCATGCGCGACGAACTGGAGGACGTCGCGCTGCCGGCGGACGACGGGACCGCCGTGCTGCCGCTGGGCGAGTGGCAGGCGCTGGCGTACCCGCTGACCGCGCGCGGGCGGCGGCTCGGCGTGATGTGCCTGGGCCGGCGCGACCACTTCCCCGACGAGGCGATGCAGATCGCCGAGGACCTCGGCCGGCGCGCGGCGCTGGCGCTCGACAACGCCCGCCTGTACGCGCAGCAGGCCGCGGCCAACCGGGCGCTCCAGCGCAGCCTGCTGCCGCCCGACGAGCCGGACACGCCCGGCCTCGACTTCCACGTGATCTACGAGCCGGCCGGGGAGACCAACGAGGTCGGCGGCGACTTCTACGACCTGTTCCCGGTCGCCCAGGGCGTCTGGCGGTTCGCGATCGGCGACGTGTGCGGCACCGGCCCCGAGGCCGCCGCCGTGACCGGGCTGGCCCGGCACACGCTCCGGCTGCTCGCCCGCGAGGGGTACGGCGTGGCCGCCGTGGTGGGCCGCCTCAACCAGGCGATCCTGGAGGAGGGGGAGCGCGCCCGCTTCCTGACGCTGCTGCACGGCCAGATCAACGTCGTGCCCGAAGGGCTGGACATCCGGCTCGTCTCCGCCGGGCACCCGGAGGCGATGCGGCTGCGGCCGAACGGCGACGTCGAGGTCGTCGCCTCACCGCAGTCGCTGCTCGGGGTCTTCCCGGAGACGAGGTTCCAGGAGGACGAGCTGCGGCTCACCCCCGGTGACGTGCTGCTCGGGGTGACCGACGGGGTGACCGAGCGGAGGTCGGGCACCCGGCTGCTGGACGACGACGGCGGCCTCGCCAGGCTGCTGGCGGAGTGCGCCGACCTGTCCGCCCGCGCCGTCGCTGAGCGCATCCGCCGCGCCGTGCAGGACTTCGCGCCCGAACCGAGCGCCGACGACCTCGCCATCCTCGTCCTGCGCGCCCCCTGA